A segment of the Candidatus Brevundimonas phytovorans genome:
GGCGCCGACGCCGTAGGCCCAGGCGTCAACGTCGCCCAGGTCGGTGTCGACGTTGTTGTACGACACGCCGGCGTTCAGGCGCAGCGACGGGTTGACGTAGTAGGCAGCGTCGCCGCCGAAGGTCCAGACGTCGCCCAGTTCGGCGTCCGTGTAGGCGACCAGGCCGGTCAGGGTTGCGGAAGCCAGGTACTTCTGGACTTCAGCGCCGACCGTGAAGGTGTTCTCGTCGCCGATGTCCGACACGGCCACGAAGCCGCCGGCGCGCAGGTCGGCGCCGAAGGTCTTGGTCAGGTGGGCGGCGGCCGAGGCGGCGGTGTCGTCGCCGAAGTCGCTGTCAGCGTAGTTGACGTCGCCGTTGACGGTCACGGTCCATTCCGGGGCGACCTTGAAGGCGCCGACGCCGTTCAGGTTTGCGCCGTCGGTCTTGAAGCCTTCGGTGTCGGTGTGGACGTAGGCGATGCCGGCCGAACCGACAGCGTCTTGAGCGAAGGCGGGAGCGGCGATCAGGGTCGCGGCGGCGACCGTGGCGAGGAGAGCGATTTTCATTGTGTTTATCCTTTTTGTGCGCCGCCGGGTTCGCACCTCGACGACGACGCGGAGATAGGCCCCCAATGCGCGCTTTGCTGTAATGAACTTGTCATCTTGCAGCGGTTTGAGGCCGATGTTGCCTAAGTGTGACGCATTGTGGCATGTTTGCGTCTATGGCCGGTGCGGGAATGAGGCGGACCCTTAACGGCCCCGTCATGTGGCCGCGCTTTCGCCTCAGGCGTTAAGATCGGCGCGAGAATCGGCAATCCGGCGCCCCTATATAAAGAGGGGAGTGCGGGCGGGTTCGAGGTCTCGGCGAAGGCCGCGGGCGCGAGCGGAGGCGAGTGTGGGCGAAAGTCTCAAACCCCCGCCACGCCACGGTTTCCGCGCTTGACGAAAAAGGAATCGACGGGCATAAGCACGCTTCTTGTTGGACCGGCTGTGCACTTTCGGGTGCAGACGCGGTTCGCAGGGACGACCTAAGTTACTGTTCTTTGCAGCATTCTTGGGACTTCAATGGCCTTCGCGGGTAACTGCGTGGGCCAATCGTTTTTGCGGATTTGCGTTCCTTGGGGCTCTGCCCGAGGCTTCGGTCTTTGAAATGGTTCACAGGGACGCGGTTCCGACCGCTTGGGAATAACAACCGATATGGATCAAAGCATCCGCATCAGGCTCAAGGCCTTCGATCATCGCGTCCTCGACTTTTCGACGCGCGAGATCGTCAACACCGCTAAGCGCACCGGGGCGACCGTTCGTGGTCCGATCCCGCTGCCGACCCTGATCGAAAAGTTCACCGTGAACCGCTCGCCGCACGTCGATAAGAAGTCGCGCGAGCAGTTTGAAATCCGCACGCACAAACGCGTGCTCGACATCATCGACCCCACCCCGCAAACCGTGGACGCGCTCATGAAGCTCGACCTGTCGGCCGGTGTGGACGTCGAGATCAAGATTTAAGAAAGAAAGAGGCGGGATCCGACATGCGTACGGGCGTGATCGCCAAGAAACTGGGAATGACGCGCGTCTTCGCTGAAGACGGCGCACATATTCCGGTCACGGTTCTGCAGCTTGATGGCTGTCAGGTCGTGGGTCAGCGCACTCAAGAGCGGGACGGCTACGTCGCCCTGCAACTGGGCGCCGGAACCAAGAAGGCAAAAAACACCAACAAGGCTCAGCGCGAAGTTTTCGCCAAGGCCGAGGTTGAACCTAAGCACTATGTGACCGAGTTCCGCGTTGACGCGGAAGGTCTGCTGGACGTGGGCGCCGAACTGTCGGCCGAACACTTCCTGGTGGGTCAGAAGGTCGACATCCAGGGCGAAACCATCGGTAAGGGCTTCGCTGGCGCCATGAAGCGCTGGAACTTCGGCGGTCTGCGCGCCACGCACGGCGTGTCGCTGTCGCACCGTTCGCACGGTTCGACCGGCCAACGCCAGGATCCGGGCAAGACCTTCAAGGGCAAGAAGATGGCTGGCCATTACGGTCAGGAAGTCGTCACCCAGCAGAACCTGACCGTCGTCCGCGTGGACGCCGAGCGTGGCCTGATCCTGATCAAGGGCGCTGTCCCGGGTCACGACGGCAGCTACGTCAAGGTTCGCGACGCCGTTAAGAAGGCTCGCCCGGCTGACGCTCCCTTCCCGGGCGCCGTCAAGTCGACCAAGGCTGCTCAACCCGCCTCGACCCCGGCTGAAGCGCCGGCCGTTGAAGCGACCGAAGGCGGTGAAGCGTAATGAAACTCTCTGTCATCAAGCTCGACGGCAAGGCTGCCGGCGACGTGGAACTGTCGGAAGCCGTCTTCGGCATCTCGGACATCCGCGGCGACCTGCTGGCCCGTTACGTCAACTGGCAACTGGCCAAGCGCCGCGCCGGCACGCACAAGGTTCAAACCCGCAACGAGAACTCTCGTACGGGTAAGAAGATGTACAAGCAAAAGGGCACCGGCGGCGCTCGTCACGGTTCGCGCCGTGCACCGCAGTTCGTTGGTGGTTCGCGCGCCTTTGGCCCGGTCGTTCGCGACCACGGTTACTCGCTGCCCAAGAAGGTCCGCGCCCTGGCTCTGCGTCATGCGCTGAGCTCCAAGGTCAAGGCCGGCGATCTGATCGTCGTCGACAGCGTTTCGGTCAAGGAAGCCAAGACGGCCTCGCTGCGCGAGACCTTCGGCAAGCTCGGCTGGACCAAGGCCCTGATCATCGCGGGTCCGGAAGTCGAAACCAACTTCGGCCTGGCCGCTCGCAACATCCCGCACATCGACGTGCTGCCGAACGCCGGCCTGAACGTCTATGACATCCTGCGGGCCGACAAACTGGTGCTGACCAAGGCGGCTGTTGAAGCCATCGAGGCGCGCTTCGCTGAGAAGGAAGCCGCATAATGGCCGCCGCTCAACCCACCGCCAAACACTACGACACCATCCTGGCTCCGATCATCACGGAAAAAGCCACGATCCTGTCGGAGCAGAACAAGGTCGTCTTCCGCGTCGCCGGCACGGCGACCAAGGACGAGATCGCTGCTGCGGTCGAAAGCCTGTTCAAAGTCAACGTCCTCAAGGTCAACACCCTGGTTCAAAAGGGCAAGACCAAGCGCTTCCGGGGCATCCTGGGCCGTCGCGTGGACATCAAAAAAGCAATCGTGACGCTGGCCGATGGTCAGTCGATCGACGTGACGACGGGGCTCTAATCAGATGGCTCTGAAGCATTACAATCCGACGTCGCCGGGCCGCCGCGCCCTGGTGCTGGTCGACCGGTCCGAGCTCCACAAGGGCCGTCCCGAGAAGTCGCTGACCGAAGGCCTGACGAAGTCCGGCGGTCGTGGCGCAGGTGGTCGTATCGCTGTCCGCTTCCGCGGCGGCGGCGCGAAGACCCTGTACCGCAAGATCGACTTCAAGCGTCGCAAGTTCGACGCGATCGGTACGGTCGAGCGTCTGGAATATGACCCGAACCGCACGGCCTTCATCGCTCTGGTGACCTACGCCGACGGCGAGAAGACCTACATCATCGCGCCGCAACGCCTTAAGGCCGGCGACACGGTGATCTCGGGCGAAAAGACCGACGTGAAGCCGGGCAACGCCATGCCGCTCCGTTCGATGCCGGTGGGTACGATCATCCACAACATCGAAATGAAGCCGGGCAAGGGCGCTCAGCTGGCCCGTTCGGCCGGCGCCTACGCCCAGCTGGTGGGTCGCGATCAGGGCTACGCCCAGATCCGTCTCGGCTCGGGCGAGCTGCGCATGGTCCTGGACGGCTGCATGGCCACGGTGGGCGCGGTTTCGAACCCCGACCACATGAACCAGAACCTCGGCAAGGCCGGTCGCGTTCGTCACATGGGCTGGCGTCCGCACGTTCGCGGCGTCGCCATGAACCCGATCGACCACCCGCATGGTGGTGGTGAAGGCCGGACCTCTGGTGGTCGTACCCCGGTTACGCCGTGGGGCAAGGACACCAAGGGCACCCGCACTCGCAAGAACAAGGCTACGGATAAGTACATCATCCGTACTCGCCACGTGAAGAAGGCTCGCTAAGAATGGCCCGCTCCTCCTGGAAAGGCCCGTTTGTCGACGGGTATCTGCTCAAGAAGGCCGACGCCGTTCAAACGTCGGGCCGCAAGGATGTGATCAAGACCTGGTCGCGTCGTTCCACCATCCTGCCGCAGTTTGTCGGTCTGACCTTCGGCGTCCACAACGGCCAAAAGCACGTGCCGGTGATGGTCAACGAAGACATGGTCGGCATGAAGTTTGGCGAGTTCGCGCCGACCCGGAACTTCCCGGGTCACGCAGCGGACAAGAAGGCCAAAAGGAAGTAACTGATGGCCAAGTCCAACAACCCCCGCCGCGTCGGCGCCACCGAGGCTCGCGCCAAGCTGGTCAACGTTCGCATCAGCCCTCAAAAGCTGAACCTGGTCGCCGCTTCGATCCGCGGTCTGCCGGTTCAGAAGGCGCTGAACGAGCTTGAATTCAGCCGCAAGCGCATCGCCACCGACGTCCGCAAGGTTCTGTATTCGGCCGTTTCGAACGCCGAGAACAACCACAACCTCGACATCGACAACCTGGTTGTCGCCGAGGCCTTCGTGGGCAAGAACCTGGTGATGAAGCGTTTCGCGAGCCGCGCTCGTGGTCGCTCGTCGCGCATCCTGAAACCGTTCAGCGAGATCACGATCGTGGTCCGTGAAGCCGGCGAGGCCGCCTGATGGGACAGAAAATCAATCCGGTCGGTCTGCGCCTTGGCGTGAACCGCACGTGGGACAGCCGCTGGTTCGCCGGCGGCGCCGACTACGCCCGCCTGCTGCACCAGGACCTGAAGCTGCGCACGTGGCTGAAGGAGCGCCTGCTCGCCGCCGGCGTCTCGCGCATCATCATCGAGCGTCCGCACAAGAAGTGCCGCGTGACGATCTATGCCGCCCGTCCGGGCGTCGTGATCGGCAAGAAGGGCGCTGACATCGAGAAGCTCCGCAAGGACATCTCGGCGCGCACCGAAGGCGAAGTTCACCTGAACATCGTCGAAGTCCGCAAGCCGGAAACCGACGCGCAGCTGATCGCTGAAAACATCGCCCAGCAACTGGAGCGCCGGATCGCCTTCCGCCGCGCCATGAAGCGTTCGATGCAGTCGGCGATGCGTCTGGGCGCCAAGGGCGTTCGGATCAACGTCTCGGGTCGCCTCGGCGGTGCGGAAATCGCGCGTATGGAATGGTACCGCGAAGGTCGCGTGCCGCTTCACACCCTGCGTGCCGACATCGACTATGGTTTCTATGAAGCCAAGACGACCTACGGCATCATTGGCGTGAAGGTCTGGGTCTTCAAGGGTGAAGTGCTCGAGCACGATCCCATGGCTCAAGACAAGCGCTGGGCCCTGGAAGCCTCGGGTCCGTCGTCCAACGAAGGCCGTGGCGGCCCCCGCGGTGATCGCGGTCCGCGCCGTGGTCGTGAGGGCTGATAGGTCATGTTGCAACCTAAAAAGACCAAGTACCGCAAGGCCTTCAAGGGCCGCATCCATGGCTCGGCCAAGGGTGGTTTCTCGCTGAACTTCGGCTCCTATGGCCTGAAGACGGTGGAACCCGAGCGTATCACTGCTCGCCAGATCGAAGCGGCTCGCCGCGCGATCACGCGTCAGATGAAGCGTCAGGGCCGCGTCTGGATCCGGGTCTTCCCGGATCTGCCCGTCACGGGCAAGCCGGCTGAAGTCCGGATGGGTAAGGGCAAGGGCGCCGTGGACCATTGGGCCGCACGCTGCCACCCGGGCCGCATCCTGTTCGAAATCGACGGCGTGCCGGACGATGTGGCTCGCGAAGCTCTGCGCCTCGGCGCGGCCAAGCTGCCGGTCCGCACCAAGGTGGTCACTCGCCTGGACGCCGGCATCGCTCACCTTGAGGAAGCGGCATGACCAAGATCGCCGATCTCCGGGGCCAAACCCCCGACCAACTGGCCGACGAGCTGCTGAAGCTCAAGAAGGAACAGTTCAACCTGCGCTTCCAGGCCGCTACCGGTCAGATGGAAAAGACTCACCGCGTTGGTGAAGTCCGCAAAGACATCGCTCGCATCTCCACGCTTCTGCGTGAGAAGCGCGCAGCGGTTTAAGGAAACACCTATGCCCAAACGTATTCTTGAAGGCGTGGTCGTGTCCGACAAGGGCGACAAGACGGTCGTCGTGAAGGTCGAGCGCACTCTGCTGCACCCGGTCCTGAAAAAGATCGTCCGTCTGTCCAAGAAGTACCACGCTCACGATGAGGGCAACGCCCTCAAAGTCGGCGACGTCGCACGCATCGTCGAGTGCGCCCCCAAGTCCAAGCTGAAGCGTTGGGAAGTCGTTTCCCCCGCCTCGGCTTCCTAAAGAAAAGGATCGGATCCTATGATCCAGATGCAAACTAACCTGGAGGTCGCCGATAATTCGGGCGCTCGCCGGGTCATGTGCATCAAGGTGTTGGGCGGCTCGAAGCGCCGCTACGCCTCGGTGGGCGACACTATTGTCGCCTCGGTGAAGGAAGCTATTCCTCGCGGCCGCGTGAAGAAGGGCGACGTTGTTCGCGCCATCGTCGTGCGCACCGCCAAGGACATCCAGCGCAAGGACGGCTCGGTCATTCGTTTTGACAAGTCGGCCGCCGTCATCGTCAACAAGCAAAACGAGCCGGTCGGCACGCGGATCTTTGGCCCGGTTCCTCGCGAACTGCGCGCCAAGAACCACATGAAGATCATCTCCCTGGCTCCGGAGGTCCTGTAATATGGCCGCCAAGATCAAGAAGGGCGACAAAGTCGTCGTCCTGACCGGCAAGGACAAGGGACGCACCGGCCAGGTGCTGAAGGTCCTGCCGACCGAAAATCGCGTCGTCGTGCAAGGCGTCAACATGGTTCAGCGCCACACGCGCCCGACCCAGGCTGACCCGCAAGGCGGCATCAAGCACAAGGAAGCCTCGCTTCACCTGTCGAACGTCGCAGTCGCCGACGCCAACGGCAAGGCGACCCGCGTCGGCTTCAAGGTCGAAGGCGACGCCAAGGTTCGCTTCGCCAAGACCACGGGAGACGTCATCTAATGGCTGACACCAAGTACACGCCGCGTCTCAAGACCGAGTATCAGGACCGCATCCGCGCCGTCCTGAAAGAGCAGTTCGGTTACACCAACGAGATGCAGGTCCCCAAGCTGGACAAGATCGTCCTGAACATGGGTATCGGTGAAGCTGTCGCCGACTCCAAGAAGGTCAACCTGGCCCTCAAGGATCTGACGGCCATCGCCGGCCAGAAGGCTGTGCCGACCAAGGCTCGTAACTCCATCGCCGGCTTCAAGCTGCGTGAAGGCATGGTCATCGGCGGCAAGGTTACGCTGCGCGGCGCCCAGATGTACGAATTCCTGGACCGGTTCATCACGATCGCGCTGCCGCGCGTGAAGGATTTCCGCGGCCTGAAGGGAACCTCGTTCGACGGTCGTGGCAACTACGCCACGGGTCTGAAGGAGCACATCGTGTTCCCCGAGATCAACTACGACCAGATCGACCAGATGTGGGGCATGGACATCGTTGTCTGCACCACGGCCAAGACCGATGCGGAAGCCAAGGCTCTCCTCACCGAGTTCAAGTTCCCGTTCGTGAAGAACTGAGCGGGAAGGGAAGAGAACAATGGCTAAGAAAAGCGCCGTAAACCGTAACGAAGCCGTCAAGGCTCTGGTTGCGAAGTATGCCGCAAAGCGGGCCGCCCTCAAGGCGACCGCCAACGACGAGAGCCTGCCGCTGGAAGAGCGTTTCGACGCTCGCCTGAAGCTGGCTGAGCTGCCGCGCAACTCGGCTCCGTCGCGCATCCGCAACCGCTGCGAAGTGACGGGCCGTCCGCGGGCCTTCTACCGCAAGCTGAAGATGAGCCGGATCGCCATGCGCGAGCTGGGCAACCTGGGGCAGATCCCCGGCCTGACCAAGTCGAGCTGGTAAGGGGAGCGAACAGATATGATGATCAACGATCCCCTGAGCGACATGATCGCTCGCATCAAGAACGCGGCGACCCGCAAGCGTTCCAAGGTGCTGACCCCGGCCTCGCGTCTGCGCCAGCGCGTCCTCGACGTGCTGCAGGACGAAGGCTACATCCGCGGCTATTCGCTGGTTCAAAACCCCGGCGAGTTCCCGCAGTTCGAGATCGAGCTGAAGTACTTCGACGGCCAGCCGGTGATCGCTGAGATCGCCCGCGTGTCGAAGCCTGGCCGCCGCGTCTATTCGGCCATCAACGATCTGAAGCCGATCAAGAACGGCCTCGGCATCTCGATCCTTTCGACTTCGAAGGGCGTCATGTCCGACGCCAACGCCCGCGACGCTAACGTCGGCGGCGAAGTCCTCTGCAGGGTCTACTGATATGTCCCGTATTGGCAAGAAAACCGTTGCTCTGCCGAAGGGCGTGACTGTCACGCTCAACGGTCAGACCGTCTCGGTCAAGGGTCCCAAGGGCGAACGCACCTGGACCGTGGCCGACGAAATCGAAGTGACCCAGGGCGACGAGGGCCTGACCCTCGCGCCGCGTATGGACACGCCTCGCGCTCGCGCGATGTGGGGTCTGTCGCGCACCCTGGTCGACAACATGGTTGTCGGCGTCACCGAAGGCTTCGAGAAGACCCTGGAACTGGTCGGCGTGGGTTACCGCGCCGCCCTGAAGGGTCAGTCGCTGTCGCTGCAACTCGGCTTCTCGCATGAAGTCGACGTCGCACCGCCCGCCGGCATCACCTTCGTCGTGCCCAAGCAGACCGAGATCAAGATCTCGGGCAATGACAAGCAGGTCGTTGGTGAAATCGCCGCCACCATCCGCAAGCTGCGTCCGCCGGAGCCCTACAAGGGCAAGGGCGTGCGTTACTCGGGCGAGACCGTCCGGCGCAAGGAAGGCAAGAAGAAGTAAGTCATGGCTCTTTCTCTGCAACAACAAGCCAAGCGCCGCGCCGAACGCAACCGTCGTCGCCTCAAGGCTGTCGCCAACGGTCGCCTGCGTCTGTCGGTCTTCCGCTCGGACAAGAACATCTCGGCTCAGATCATCGACGACGCCCAGGGCGTCACCGTGGTCGCCGCCTCGTCGCTGGAAGGCGGCAAGGGTTCCAAGGGTTCGGACGTCGCTGCTGCGACCGCCATTGGCAAGCTGATCGCCGAACGCGCCAAGGAGAAGGGCGTCACCGACGTCGTCTTCGACCGCGGTGGCTACATCTATCACGGCCGCGTCAAGGCGCTGGCGGAGGCCGCGCGTGAAGCCGGCCTGAACTTCTAAGGGATCGAGAAGCATGGCTCGTGAACCCCAACGCGGACAAGGTGGTCAGAACCGCGACCGCCGCGACCGTAACGCCCCCGCTGTCGACGGTCCGGATTCGGACATCGTCGAAAAGCTGGTGCACATCAACCGCGTCGCCGCCACCGTTAAGGGCGGACGTCGTTTCTCGTTCGCAGCCCTGATGGTTGTGGGCGACGGCAAGGGCCGGGTCGGCTTCGGTCATGGCAAGGCGCGTGAAGTGCCGGAAGCCATCCGCAAGGCGACTGAAGAAGCCAAGAAGACCATGATCCGCGTGCCTCTTCGTGAGAACCGCACCCTGCACCACGACGGCAACGGCCGTTGGGGCGCTGGCAAGATCATGATGCGCGCTGCCCCTCCCGGCACGGGCGTCATCGCCGGCGGTCCGA
Coding sequences within it:
- the rplF gene encoding 50S ribosomal protein L6; the protein is MSRIGKKTVALPKGVTVTLNGQTVSVKGPKGERTWTVADEIEVTQGDEGLTLAPRMDTPRARAMWGLSRTLVDNMVVGVTEGFEKTLELVGVGYRAALKGQSLSLQLGFSHEVDVAPPAGITFVVPKQTEIKISGNDKQVVGEIAATIRKLRPPEPYKGKGVRYSGETVRRKEGKKK
- the rplB gene encoding 50S ribosomal protein L2 is translated as MALKHYNPTSPGRRALVLVDRSELHKGRPEKSLTEGLTKSGGRGAGGRIAVRFRGGGAKTLYRKIDFKRRKFDAIGTVERLEYDPNRTAFIALVTYADGEKTYIIAPQRLKAGDTVISGEKTDVKPGNAMPLRSMPVGTIIHNIEMKPGKGAQLARSAGAYAQLVGRDQGYAQIRLGSGELRMVLDGCMATVGAVSNPDHMNQNLGKAGRVRHMGWRPHVRGVAMNPIDHPHGGGEGRTSGGRTPVTPWGKDTKGTRTRKNKATDKYIIRTRHVKKAR
- the rplV gene encoding 50S ribosomal protein L22, producing MAKSNNPRRVGATEARAKLVNVRISPQKLNLVAASIRGLPVQKALNELEFSRKRIATDVRKVLYSAVSNAENNHNLDIDNLVVAEAFVGKNLVMKRFASRARGRSSRILKPFSEITIVVREAGEAA
- the rpsQ gene encoding 30S ribosomal protein S17: MPKRILEGVVVSDKGDKTVVVKVERTLLHPVLKKIVRLSKKYHAHDEGNALKVGDVARIVECAPKSKLKRWEVVSPASAS
- the rplE gene encoding 50S ribosomal protein L5; translated protein: MADTKYTPRLKTEYQDRIRAVLKEQFGYTNEMQVPKLDKIVLNMGIGEAVADSKKVNLALKDLTAIAGQKAVPTKARNSIAGFKLREGMVIGGKVTLRGAQMYEFLDRFITIALPRVKDFRGLKGTSFDGRGNYATGLKEHIVFPEINYDQIDQMWGMDIVVCTTAKTDAEAKALLTEFKFPFVKN
- the rplN gene encoding 50S ribosomal protein L14; its protein translation is MIQMQTNLEVADNSGARRVMCIKVLGGSKRRYASVGDTIVASVKEAIPRGRVKKGDVVRAIVVRTAKDIQRKDGSVIRFDKSAAVIVNKQNEPVGTRIFGPVPRELRAKNHMKIISLAPEVL
- the rpsS gene encoding 30S ribosomal protein S19; protein product: MARSSWKGPFVDGYLLKKADAVQTSGRKDVIKTWSRRSTILPQFVGLTFGVHNGQKHVPVMVNEDMVGMKFGEFAPTRNFPGHAADKKAKRK
- the rpsJ gene encoding 30S ribosomal protein S10, whose amino-acid sequence is MDQSIRIRLKAFDHRVLDFSTREIVNTAKRTGATVRGPIPLPTLIEKFTVNRSPHVDKKSREQFEIRTHKRVLDIIDPTPQTVDALMKLDLSAGVDVEIKI
- the rpmC gene encoding 50S ribosomal protein L29, whose translation is MTKIADLRGQTPDQLADELLKLKKEQFNLRFQAATGQMEKTHRVGEVRKDIARISTLLREKRAAV
- the rplC gene encoding 50S ribosomal protein L3, which produces MRTGVIAKKLGMTRVFAEDGAHIPVTVLQLDGCQVVGQRTQERDGYVALQLGAGTKKAKNTNKAQREVFAKAEVEPKHYVTEFRVDAEGLLDVGAELSAEHFLVGQKVDIQGETIGKGFAGAMKRWNFGGLRATHGVSLSHRSHGSTGQRQDPGKTFKGKKMAGHYGQEVVTQQNLTVVRVDAERGLILIKGAVPGHDGSYVKVRDAVKKARPADAPFPGAVKSTKAAQPASTPAEAPAVEATEGGEA
- the rpsN gene encoding 30S ribosomal protein S14, yielding MAKKSAVNRNEAVKALVAKYAAKRAALKATANDESLPLEERFDARLKLAELPRNSAPSRIRNRCEVTGRPRAFYRKLKMSRIAMRELGNLGQIPGLTKSSW
- a CDS encoding 50S ribosomal protein L23, producing the protein MAAAQPTAKHYDTILAPIITEKATILSEQNKVVFRVAGTATKDEIAAAVESLFKVNVLKVNTLVQKGKTKRFRGILGRRVDIKKAIVTLADGQSIDVTTGL
- the rplP gene encoding 50S ribosomal protein L16; the encoded protein is MLQPKKTKYRKAFKGRIHGSAKGGFSLNFGSYGLKTVEPERITARQIEAARRAITRQMKRQGRVWIRVFPDLPVTGKPAEVRMGKGKGAVDHWAARCHPGRILFEIDGVPDDVAREALRLGAAKLPVRTKVVTRLDAGIAHLEEAA
- the rpsH gene encoding 30S ribosomal protein S8, with the translated sequence MMINDPLSDMIARIKNAATRKRSKVLTPASRLRQRVLDVLQDEGYIRGYSLVQNPGEFPQFEIELKYFDGQPVIAEIARVSKPGRRVYSAINDLKPIKNGLGISILSTSKGVMSDANARDANVGGEVLCRVY
- the rplR gene encoding 50S ribosomal protein L18; this encodes MALSLQQQAKRRAERNRRRLKAVANGRLRLSVFRSDKNISAQIIDDAQGVTVVAASSLEGGKGSKGSDVAAATAIGKLIAERAKEKGVTDVVFDRGGYIYHGRVKALAEAAREAGLNF
- the rplD gene encoding 50S ribosomal protein L4; protein product: MKLSVIKLDGKAAGDVELSEAVFGISDIRGDLLARYVNWQLAKRRAGTHKVQTRNENSRTGKKMYKQKGTGGARHGSRRAPQFVGGSRAFGPVVRDHGYSLPKKVRALALRHALSSKVKAGDLIVVDSVSVKEAKTASLRETFGKLGWTKALIIAGPEVETNFGLAARNIPHIDVLPNAGLNVYDILRADKLVLTKAAVEAIEARFAEKEAA
- the rplX gene encoding 50S ribosomal protein L24 — protein: MAAKIKKGDKVVVLTGKDKGRTGQVLKVLPTENRVVVQGVNMVQRHTRPTQADPQGGIKHKEASLHLSNVAVADANGKATRVGFKVEGDAKVRFAKTTGDVI
- the rpsE gene encoding 30S ribosomal protein S5, whose product is MAREPQRGQGGQNRDRRDRNAPAVDGPDSDIVEKLVHINRVAATVKGGRRFSFAALMVVGDGKGRVGFGHGKAREVPEAIRKATEEAKKTMIRVPLRENRTLHHDGNGRWGAGKIMMRAAPPGTGVIAGGPMRAVLETLGVQDVVGKSTGSSNPYNMIRATFEALKVQSSPRQVAAKRGKKVADLMGRRNDGASAPEAVEG
- the rpsC gene encoding 30S ribosomal protein S3, coding for MGQKINPVGLRLGVNRTWDSRWFAGGADYARLLHQDLKLRTWLKERLLAAGVSRIIIERPHKKCRVTIYAARPGVVIGKKGADIEKLRKDISARTEGEVHLNIVEVRKPETDAQLIAENIAQQLERRIAFRRAMKRSMQSAMRLGAKGVRINVSGRLGGAEIARMEWYREGRVPLHTLRADIDYGFYEAKTTYGIIGVKVWVFKGEVLEHDPMAQDKRWALEASGPSSNEGRGGPRGDRGPRRGREG